Proteins encoded by one window of Acidobacteriota bacterium:
- a CDS encoding type 1 glutamine amidotransferase has translation MPIHALLLQAREVTDPARPREHRSFAEFSGLPLDRVATHDLLEGPPAWETVRRHDAVLIGGSGEYYVSKGHLPQQEKLFELLRRVVDSGHPTFASCFGFQCMVEALGGTIVFDPPTLEVGTKGIRLTAAGKDDPLFGTLPERFSAQLGRKDRATALPPQYENLAESDLCPFQAFRVPDRPIWASQFHPELDGAENRRRFERYLDSYAENMNAQERAEALAGFRPSPEANGLLQTFFELVFDI, from the coding sequence ATGCCCATTCATGCCTTGCTCCTCCAGGCGCGGGAGGTGACGGACCCGGCGCGGCCGCGGGAACACCGTTCCTTCGCCGAGTTCTCCGGCTTGCCCCTCGACCGAGTGGCGACCCACGACCTGCTGGAGGGACCGCCCGCTTGGGAGACCGTCCGGCGTCACGATGCCGTGCTGATTGGCGGTAGCGGTGAGTACTACGTCTCCAAGGGCCACCTGCCGCAACAGGAAAAGCTGTTCGAGCTGTTGCGCCGGGTGGTGGACTCCGGCCATCCGACCTTCGCTTCGTGTTTCGGGTTCCAGTGCATGGTCGAGGCTCTCGGCGGCACGATCGTGTTCGACCCCCCGACCCTGGAAGTGGGCACCAAGGGCATTCGGTTGACCGCCGCCGGCAAGGACGATCCGCTGTTCGGCACGCTGCCGGAGCGCTTTTCGGCTCAACTCGGCCGCAAGGACCGGGCGACTGCCCTGCCGCCGCAGTACGAAAACCTGGCGGAGAGCGATCTTTGTCCCTTCCAGGCTTTCCGCGTGCCGGATCGGCCGATCTGGGCCAGTCAGTTCCATCCGGAACTGGACGGAGCCGAGAACCGCCGCCGCTTCGAGCGCTACCTCGACAGCTACGCCGAGAATATGAACGCTCAAGAGCGCGCCGAGGCGCTGGCCGGCTTCCGGCCGAGTCCCGAGGCGAACGGCCTGCTGCAGACTTTTTTCGAGCTGGTTTTCGACATCTAG
- a CDS encoding carboxylate-amine ligase: MPKADFTIGIEEEYQLIEPESREVTSYVQEFFEEGRMILKDQLKPEFLTSQVEVGSKICRSIDEAREEVKRLRRSVSELASSHGLTVAAASTHPFSKWTEQKVTPAERYAKHEKAMAEVARRMLIFGMHVHVGIADKELLIDVMDQARYFLPHLLALSTSSPFWHGRATGLKSYRSVVFESLPRTGPPPAFKSFSEYEYFLNTLTRTGSIEDGSTIWWDMRPHSTFPTLEFRICDICTKVDEAICIAALILAICTKLIRLRRANQSWRRYRHELVTENKWRAVRYGIRGNLIDFGRQQEVPMEVLVEELLEMVDDVVDDLEIRKEVEYVRTILAEGTSADRQIATFEQTGKFEAVVDQLIRETAEGIA, translated from the coding sequence ATGCCGAAAGCGGATTTTACGATCGGTATCGAAGAGGAGTACCAACTTATCGAACCGGAGTCGCGGGAGGTCACCTCCTACGTTCAAGAGTTCTTCGAAGAAGGTCGAATGATCCTCAAGGATCAGCTCAAGCCGGAGTTTCTGACCTCCCAGGTCGAGGTGGGCAGCAAGATTTGCCGCTCCATCGACGAGGCGCGGGAAGAGGTCAAGCGGCTGCGCCGCTCGGTCAGCGAACTGGCGTCGAGTCACGGGCTGACGGTCGCCGCCGCCAGTACCCATCCGTTCTCAAAGTGGACGGAGCAGAAGGTCACCCCGGCGGAGCGCTACGCCAAGCACGAGAAGGCGATGGCCGAGGTGGCTCGGCGGATGCTGATCTTCGGCATGCACGTCCACGTTGGCATTGCCGACAAGGAGTTGTTGATCGACGTGATGGATCAGGCGCGGTACTTCCTGCCGCACCTGCTGGCCCTATCCACTAGCTCGCCCTTCTGGCACGGTCGGGCCACCGGTTTGAAGTCCTACCGCTCGGTGGTGTTCGAGAGTCTGCCGCGCACCGGCCCGCCGCCGGCCTTCAAGTCCTTCAGCGAGTATGAGTACTTCCTCAACACCCTCACCCGCACCGGCTCGATCGAAGACGGCTCGACCATCTGGTGGGACATGCGCCCGCACTCGACGTTCCCCACCCTCGAATTCCGGATCTGCGACATCTGCACCAAGGTCGACGAGGCGATCTGCATCGCCGCGCTGATCTTGGCCATCTGCACCAAGTTGATCCGCCTGCGCCGCGCCAACCAGTCTTGGCGTCGCTACCGCCACGAACTGGTGACCGAGAACAAGTGGCGCGCCGTGCGCTACGGCATCCGCGGCAATCTGATCGACTTCGGCCGCCAGCAGGAAGTGCCAATGGAGGTGCTGGTGGAGGAGTTGCTCGAGATGGTGGACGACGTGGTCGACGACCTGGAGATTCGTAAAGAGGTGGAGTACGTTCGCACCATCCTCGCCGAGGGCACCAGCGCCGACCGCCAGATCGCCACCTTCGAGCAGACCGGCAAGTTCGAGGCGGTGGTGGATCAGCTCATTCGCGAGACCGCCGAAGGCATCGCCTGA
- a CDS encoding amidohydrolase family protein has protein sequence MRVFIGSLRPVFLLGLFGVLFLAPAAAETVAVRGATVHTLGPSGTLENATLVIENGVLRAVGLDLEVPSGARVIDATGKVVTPGLIDSVSRLGLIEISLESSTVDSATEDPRWTAAFEVVDAVNPASALIAANRVEGLTRAVVAPQARSGPVAGLGAAIHLGSAADPVVLSPAAMFAVYGEEGARRAGGSRAAALARLRELFEDARDFGDHGEAFARGERREYSASRKDLEALQPVIAGELPFAVYAHRASDIRAMLRLGTEFDLRLVLIGATEAWKVAPELAAAGVPVVLNPFDNLPASFERLGATVEAASRLHAAGVTIAFYTGDAHNARNLRQGAGNAVAYGLPWEVALAAMTSAPAEIWGLADSWGTLEPGMEADLVVWDGDPLEVTSFPEHIFIRGEEISLENRQTRLRDRYRDLEDDTLPVYRVNPSP, from the coding sequence ATGAGGGTGTTCATCGGATCTTTGCGGCCGGTTTTTCTCCTGGGCCTTTTCGGTGTGCTGTTTCTGGCGCCGGCGGCGGCCGAGACGGTTGCCGTGCGCGGCGCCACGGTGCACACCCTCGGACCCTCCGGCACCCTCGAGAACGCGACCTTGGTCATCGAGAACGGTGTGCTGCGGGCCGTCGGTTTGGACCTCGAAGTGCCCTCCGGCGCGCGGGTGATCGACGCCACCGGCAAGGTGGTGACCCCCGGCTTGATCGATTCCGTCAGCCGGTTGGGGCTGATCGAGATCTCCCTCGAATCGTCCACCGTCGATTCGGCGACGGAGGATCCGCGCTGGACGGCGGCCTTCGAAGTGGTGGACGCCGTCAACCCGGCTTCGGCCTTGATCGCCGCCAACCGGGTGGAAGGCCTCACCCGGGCGGTGGTGGCGCCGCAGGCCCGCAGCGGCCCGGTCGCCGGCTTGGGCGCCGCCATCCACCTCGGCTCCGCGGCCGATCCGGTGGTGCTGTCGCCGGCGGCGATGTTCGCCGTCTACGGCGAGGAAGGGGCCCGCCGCGCCGGCGGTTCCCGGGCGGCGGCCCTGGCCCGCCTGCGCGAGCTGTTCGAAGACGCTCGCGACTTCGGCGATCACGGCGAGGCCTTCGCGCGCGGCGAGCGTCGCGAGTACTCCGCCAGCCGCAAGGACCTGGAGGCGCTGCAGCCGGTGATCGCCGGGGAGCTGCCCTTCGCCGTCTACGCCCACCGGGCGAGCGACATCCGGGCGATGCTGCGGCTGGGCACCGAGTTCGACCTGCGGCTGGTGCTGATCGGCGCCACCGAGGCCTGGAAGGTGGCCCCTGAGCTGGCGGCGGCGGGGGTGCCGGTGGTGCTCAATCCCTTCGACAACCTGCCGGCGAGCTTCGAGCGGCTGGGAGCCACTGTGGAGGCGGCGTCCCGGCTGCACGCCGCCGGCGTCACCATCGCCTTCTACACCGGAGACGCCCACAACGCCCGCAACCTCCGCCAGGGCGCCGGCAACGCCGTAGCCTACGGCCTACCCTGGGAGGTCGCGCTGGCGGCGATGACCTCTGCCCCGGCGGAGATCTGGGGCCTCGCCGACTCCTGGGGAACTCTGGAACCCGGCATGGAAGCGGATCTGGTGGTGTGGGACGGCGATCCCCTGGAGGTCACCAGCTTCCCGGAGCACATCTTCATCCGGGGAGAGGAAATCTCGCTCGAAAACCGCCAGACGCGCCTGCGGGACCGCTATCGGGACCTTGAAGACGACACCCTGCCCGTGTACCGGGTCAACCCAAGTCCCTGA
- a CDS encoding alpha/beta hydrolase-fold protein: protein MSPQKPRAEALREAAEAGTLDQILEGLESPIQDGTRATFFYRGEADAVHLRHWIFGLPSAREMERLPGTDVWIVTVEMPAESRVEYKLEIEKGEHHRLICDPLNPNRASDPFGQNSVFYGAGYERPEWTLPNPEARSGTLDELRLRSAAFGENRRVPVYLPARFRRNRTYPLLLAHDGRDYLRFSDLQTVLDNLIERLEIAPMIVALTSSSDRIKEYGADPRHAQYLVEELLPSLEKAFPVSGPKALMGASFGGVASLHAAWKYPGTFDQLLLQSGSFAFSDIGRHNRSPAFDPVADFVNAFREEPGRPVEKVYVSCGIYESLIYENRTMVPVLQAAGMDVRYREARDGHNWQNWRDRLREGLSWLFPGPLWMVYE from the coding sequence GTGAGCCCTCAGAAGCCGCGTGCCGAAGCCCTGCGGGAAGCGGCCGAGGCGGGCACCCTCGACCAGATCCTCGAAGGCCTGGAGTCGCCCATCCAGGACGGTACCCGGGCGACTTTTTTCTACCGCGGCGAGGCCGACGCGGTCCATCTTCGCCACTGGATCTTCGGACTGCCCTCGGCGCGGGAGATGGAGCGTCTACCGGGTACCGACGTGTGGATCGTTACGGTGGAGATGCCGGCCGAATCGCGCGTCGAATACAAACTGGAGATCGAGAAGGGCGAGCACCACCGGCTGATTTGCGATCCCCTCAACCCAAACCGGGCGAGCGATCCGTTCGGCCAGAATTCGGTGTTCTACGGCGCCGGTTACGAGCGTCCGGAATGGACTCTGCCGAATCCCGAGGCGCGTTCCGGTACCCTCGATGAGCTGCGCCTGCGGAGCGCCGCCTTCGGCGAGAACCGCCGGGTGCCGGTGTACTTGCCGGCGCGCTTTCGACGCAATCGCACCTATCCCCTGTTGCTCGCCCACGACGGACGCGACTACCTGCGTTTCTCGGATCTTCAAACGGTACTCGACAACCTCATCGAACGGCTGGAGATCGCGCCGATGATCGTCGCCCTGACCTCGTCGAGCGACCGCATCAAAGAGTACGGCGCCGATCCGCGCCATGCCCAGTACCTGGTGGAAGAGCTGCTGCCGAGTCTCGAAAAGGCCTTCCCGGTGTCCGGGCCGAAGGCTTTGATGGGGGCGAGCTTCGGTGGCGTGGCCTCCCTCCACGCCGCCTGGAAGTATCCCGGTACCTTCGATCAGTTGCTTCTCCAGTCCGGCTCCTTTGCCTTCTCGGACATCGGCCGGCACAACCGTTCGCCGGCCTTTGACCCGGTGGCGGACTTCGTCAATGCCTTCCGGGAAGAGCCCGGCCGGCCGGTGGAAAAGGTCTATGTGAGCTGCGGCATCTACGAATCCCTGATCTACGAGAACCGCACCATGGTGCCGGTGCTGCAGGCGGCGGGCATGGATGTGCGCTACCGCGAAGCCCGCGACGGCCACAACTGGCAGAATTGGCGCGACCGGTTGCGCGAAGGGCTCTCCTGGTTGTTCCCGGGGCCGCTGTGGATGGTGTACGAGTAG
- a CDS encoding Ppx/GppA phosphatase family protein — MSPPKSSSPRQSLPVQALPSEAPTTPGRIAAIDVGSNSIHMVIADPDAAGGFRVVDREKEMVRLGRSALSKHRRLSKKAVRDGLEALARMTTLARLRGVTRTAAVATSAVREAENGQDFLDQVRARSGLEVRLLSGEDEGRLIYRAVREAVDLGQGHTVVADIGGGSTEWIHTVGGALEAVVSLRLGSLRCAADLKGSPPSAKSVRKLNKAIAQRLDALPAPPACDLMVATSGTAACCADLADHFAGRNPPTTPSGLRELRIKDLDRVIERLAVIPQEKIVLLPPVAPQRSGSIFPGALILRRVAALAKVDRIQVSDRALREGIVLDLVGRSLDELPEPGQIRAEQIDSFSQRAPAIYEHHRTTARLAARLFDLTVSVHGLGPREREWLEYAAMLHDIGYLVGYRRHHKHSYYLITSAPLDAFDPREIAVIAHVARYHRRATPSKKHPTFAALKGWQQTSVRKLAPLLRIADALDRSHAQRVENLYCSIRKKKVVMEVISSLDIDLELRSTRERARLFNKVFGCKVKVRQGLEPVD; from the coding sequence ATGAGCCCTCCCAAGTCGTCCTCCCCTCGGCAGAGCCTGCCGGTCCAGGCGCTTCCCTCGGAGGCGCCCACCACCCCCGGCCGCATCGCTGCCATCGACGTGGGTTCGAACTCCATCCACATGGTGATTGCCGATCCTGACGCCGCCGGCGGCTTTCGGGTGGTGGATCGAGAGAAGGAGATGGTGCGTCTCGGCCGCAGCGCCCTGTCGAAGCACCGGCGCCTGTCGAAGAAAGCCGTGCGCGACGGTCTCGAAGCCCTCGCCCGGATGACCACCCTGGCCCGCCTGCGGGGCGTCACCCGCACCGCGGCGGTGGCGACCAGCGCCGTACGGGAGGCGGAGAACGGACAGGACTTTCTCGATCAGGTGCGCGCCCGCTCCGGCCTGGAGGTGCGGCTCCTCTCCGGCGAGGACGAAGGCCGACTGATCTACCGGGCGGTACGGGAAGCGGTCGATCTGGGTCAAGGCCACACCGTCGTGGCGGACATCGGGGGCGGCAGCACCGAGTGGATCCACACCGTCGGCGGGGCTCTCGAGGCGGTCGTCAGCCTGCGCCTAGGCTCCCTGCGCTGCGCCGCCGATCTCAAAGGCAGTCCGCCGTCGGCGAAGTCCGTGCGCAAATTGAACAAGGCGATCGCTCAGCGACTCGACGCCTTGCCGGCGCCGCCAGCCTGCGATCTGATGGTCGCCACCTCCGGCACCGCCGCCTGTTGCGCTGACCTGGCCGACCACTTCGCAGGCCGGAATCCGCCCACCACCCCTTCCGGCCTGCGCGAACTGCGGATCAAAGATCTCGATCGGGTGATCGAGCGGCTGGCGGTGATTCCCCAGGAGAAGATCGTGCTGCTGCCGCCGGTGGCTCCACAGCGCTCCGGATCGATCTTTCCGGGCGCCTTGATCCTCCGCCGCGTCGCCGCCCTCGCCAAGGTCGACCGCATTCAGGTGAGCGACCGGGCGCTGCGCGAAGGAATCGTGCTCGATCTCGTCGGTCGTTCCCTCGATGAACTACCTGAACCGGGACAGATTCGCGCCGAGCAGATCGACTCTTTCAGTCAGCGGGCTCCGGCCATCTACGAGCACCACCGAACCACCGCCCGACTGGCGGCCCGCCTGTTCGACCTGACGGTTTCGGTCCACGGCCTCGGCCCGCGCGAGCGAGAGTGGCTGGAGTACGCGGCGATGCTCCACGACATCGGCTACCTGGTCGGCTACCGACGGCACCACAAGCACAGCTACTACCTGATCACCAGCGCTCCTCTCGACGCCTTCGATCCGCGGGAGATCGCCGTGATCGCCCACGTCGCCCGCTACCATCGGCGGGCCACCCCATCAAAGAAACACCCGACCTTCGCTGCCCTCAAGGGCTGGCAGCAGACCAGCGTTCGCAAGCTCGCTCCTCTGCTTCGAATCGCCGACGCCCTGGACCGCAGCCACGCCCAGAGGGTAGAAAATCTCTACTGCTCGATCCGCAAGAAGAAGGTCGTAATGGAGGTGATTTCGTCCCTCGACATCGACCTCGAATTGCGTTCGACCCGCGAACGGGCTCGCCTGTTCAATAAGGTCTTCGGCTGCAAAGTCAAGGTTCGCCAAGGCCTCGAACCCGTCGACTAG
- a CDS encoding C25 family cysteine peptidase — protein MISLLLALALPTATPAAPLERIRFQIETATEGVYRVTYEDLTAAGLSLAFLPSSALRLRQGDTIQPIRRLDGDDGRFGPGDRLEFVARRLAGDFTYHHGWADRNVYWLETHREGSPSIVESAAQAGGRPTPLRGSIHLEEEEILLRFPRETLLTDEGWYWKRLSHLDREPFAMPIRLPHLDAASSRPVTLRLRFRGWSKVLQTTPPQPGSSKPDDHRVEVLLDGRVVGEGRWNNHRDGYLLSIEGLSARAFQGGEARLALRVPRRGPEDQPLVDVSALDWIELDYPRIGQLARSGRRITPENAPATVRADPNQPVAVWSDDGQRISLPAGEGHFRLPSFPSFFTVADDTLRTPERITVGRPPRLRSEDRGADYIAVVHPRLRKAVQPLIQAHRQRGLRVEIVGIGEIWHEFGGGVPHPRALREFLAYAHHHWHPPAPRFVLLVGDASWDTRNPVIRKQNYAELPYAPGRGLLLGTNRAQTYSDQPYRNRRNLIPTASYGSLLGHAATDNWFVAFGEDDLHPQMAIGRFPVVEEAEVAAIVAKTLRALDGPPPGPERREVVWISDGNSIVESTNRRLIRQLTARGFTDRRIRPQASDASPAERRERLLAAFDSGPPLIHFIGHGGRNIWRTGLSEEEALKDLFTLEDLDRLQAQKQSPIVLSMSCYSAPFDHPNVDSIGEKMLRLENRGAVAVLAASSRNSPSFRMSWTLLRELLDSDTLGEAIQIAKGKTNNRDFIEQYNLLGDPALPVGLAAADLVLREATTLAGRERAVYLSFGETRGTPAQGMLEWLGAGDEVIFEQAVELRRDGAIVAFAGPPERASRVRAVRAYLWNPDSGADGAGRLQLMPNPPPRRLAARNLPEESPR, from the coding sequence GTCTATCGAGTGACCTACGAAGATCTCACCGCGGCGGGCCTGAGCCTCGCTTTCCTACCCAGCTCGGCGCTCCGTCTGCGACAGGGCGACACGATCCAACCCATCCGTCGCCTCGATGGGGACGATGGACGTTTCGGTCCCGGCGACCGGTTGGAGTTCGTCGCCCGGCGCCTGGCAGGCGACTTCACCTACCACCACGGCTGGGCCGACCGCAACGTGTATTGGCTGGAGACCCACAGGGAAGGATCGCCATCGATCGTCGAAAGTGCGGCGCAAGCGGGCGGGCGGCCGACTCCCCTGCGAGGGTCGATCCACCTGGAAGAGGAAGAAATCCTGCTGCGCTTCCCACGGGAAACGCTGTTGACCGATGAGGGCTGGTACTGGAAGAGGCTGAGCCATCTGGACCGGGAGCCTTTCGCGATGCCGATTCGGCTACCTCATTTGGATGCGGCGTCGAGCCGACCGGTCACCCTCCGGCTACGGTTTCGCGGCTGGTCCAAGGTGCTCCAAACCACCCCACCACAGCCCGGGTCCTCGAAGCCCGACGATCATCGAGTCGAGGTGCTGCTCGACGGCCGGGTGGTCGGCGAAGGGCGTTGGAACAACCATCGTGATGGCTACCTTCTCTCGATCGAAGGTCTGTCCGCCCGCGCCTTCCAGGGAGGCGAAGCGCGGCTTGCTCTGCGGGTACCGCGCCGGGGCCCGGAGGATCAACCCCTGGTGGACGTTTCCGCCCTGGACTGGATCGAACTGGACTATCCGCGCATCGGTCAACTCGCCAGATCCGGCCGGAGAATCACGCCGGAGAACGCACCCGCGACGGTGCGGGCCGATCCGAATCAACCGGTCGCCGTGTGGAGTGACGACGGCCAGCGGATCTCTCTGCCGGCCGGCGAGGGGCACTTCCGGCTTCCCTCTTTCCCTTCATTCTTCACCGTTGCGGACGATACCCTGCGGACTCCGGAGCGCATCACCGTCGGCCGACCACCGCGCCTGCGGAGCGAGGACCGGGGCGCCGATTACATCGCGGTGGTTCATCCCCGGCTGCGAAAGGCCGTTCAACCACTGATCCAGGCCCATCGGCAACGCGGTCTGCGGGTGGAGATCGTGGGCATTGGCGAGATCTGGCATGAATTCGGCGGCGGCGTGCCCCATCCACGGGCGCTGCGCGAGTTCCTTGCCTACGCCCACCATCACTGGCACCCACCGGCGCCGCGTTTCGTCCTGCTGGTGGGCGACGCGAGCTGGGACACGCGCAATCCGGTCATCCGCAAGCAGAACTATGCGGAGTTGCCCTACGCTCCCGGGCGGGGCCTTCTGCTCGGTACCAATCGGGCTCAGACCTACTCCGACCAGCCCTACCGCAACCGGCGGAATCTCATTCCCACCGCGTCCTACGGCTCCCTATTGGGCCATGCCGCAACGGACAACTGGTTCGTAGCCTTCGGCGAGGACGACCTCCATCCCCAAATGGCGATCGGCCGCTTCCCGGTGGTCGAAGAAGCCGAGGTCGCAGCGATCGTGGCGAAGACCCTGCGTGCCCTCGACGGTCCTCCCCCCGGACCGGAGCGCCGCGAGGTGGTGTGGATCAGCGACGGCAACTCCATTGTCGAAAGCACCAACCGCCGACTGATCCGTCAGTTGACGGCCCGGGGCTTTACGGACCGACGCATCCGCCCACAAGCGTCCGACGCTTCGCCGGCCGAACGCCGTGAGCGCTTGCTCGCAGCCTTCGATTCCGGACCACCCCTCATCCACTTCATCGGCCATGGCGGGCGCAATATCTGGCGCACCGGCCTGAGCGAGGAAGAGGCGCTGAAGGATTTGTTCACCCTGGAAGATCTCGATCGTCTCCAGGCCCAAAAACAAAGTCCCATCGTGCTCTCGATGAGTTGCTACTCGGCGCCCTTCGATCACCCCAACGTCGACTCCATCGGCGAGAAGATGCTGCGCCTGGAGAATCGTGGCGCCGTCGCGGTGCTCGCCGCCAGCTCTCGCAATTCCCCATCCTTTCGCATGAGTTGGACGCTGCTGCGGGAACTGCTCGACAGCGACACCCTCGGCGAGGCGATCCAGATCGCCAAGGGAAAGACCAACAATCGCGATTTCATCGAGCAGTACAACCTGCTCGGCGATCCGGCGCTCCCGGTTGGGCTGGCGGCGGCGGACCTCGTTTTGCGCGAAGCCACCACCCTGGCGGGCCGTGAGCGCGCGGTCTATCTGAGCTTCGGAGAGACTCGCGGGACGCCAGCCCAGGGAATGCTCGAATGGTTGGGAGCCGGCGACGAAGTGATTTTCGAGCAGGCGGTTGAGTTGCGCCGAGATGGCGCTATTGTTGCCTTCGCCGGGCCGCCGGAGCGCGCATCGAGGGTTCGTGCGGTGCGCGCCTATCTGTGGAACCCGGATTCCGGCGCCGATGGCGCCGGGCGCCTCCAATTGATGCCGAATCCACCGCCGCGGCGCCTCGCCGCCCGCAACCTCCCTGAGGAGAGTCCAAGATGA
- a CDS encoding DUF4388 domain-containing protein, whose translation MTTSDENAPRTRSPGGRGRYRVLVDAPELLMLGKTAATAGQRVLMAGEVLTPSTVLEVINVIASSRWVGDLHLYGTDSHRVLGLAKGVLLHARSDHPDDRLDRVLFRSGAVRPARLSNLLPEIRPEQRLGEVLVERGWITRQQLFEHLQLQMKEILLSAVLAERGTFVFSVSDEPAPPPDATAHIAIQHLILSAAERVDTFASFRKLVPDSNQCPWVEAGLDVTSLDAAARRIVGLCDGERSVREIACESWLGKYAAMEAIYHLVRQGGLRLMPPRRTAEEAATALAGPFNEVLEELYHADGDEERGRREVREWVEANGLLDHCLDDRSLLDADRLALGLGEHPSEHQIDALRSALHELAAYALFTVSLRLPRPEERALAQRLHQRLRDLG comes from the coding sequence ATGACGACGAGCGACGAGAACGCCCCGCGGACACGGTCCCCCGGCGGCCGGGGAAGGTACCGGGTGCTGGTGGACGCGCCGGAGCTGCTGATGCTGGGGAAAACAGCGGCGACGGCGGGACAGCGCGTGCTGATGGCTGGCGAGGTGCTGACCCCGAGCACCGTCCTCGAAGTGATCAACGTCATCGCATCCTCCCGCTGGGTGGGCGATCTGCATCTCTACGGAACGGATTCTCACCGCGTCCTCGGCCTGGCCAAGGGGGTACTGCTGCATGCGCGATCGGATCACCCGGACGATCGCCTCGACCGGGTGCTGTTCCGCTCCGGCGCGGTGCGGCCGGCGCGCCTGAGCAATCTGCTGCCGGAGATCCGGCCGGAGCAGCGCCTCGGCGAGGTGCTGGTGGAGCGCGGCTGGATCACCCGCCAGCAGCTATTCGAACATCTGCAGCTCCAGATGAAGGAGATCCTCCTGTCGGCGGTGCTGGCGGAGCGCGGCACTTTCGTGTTCAGCGTGTCCGACGAACCCGCTCCACCGCCCGACGCCACCGCTCACATCGCCATTCAGCACCTGATCCTGTCCGCTGCCGAGCGGGTCGACACCTTCGCCTCCTTCCGCAAGCTGGTGCCGGACTCGAATCAGTGCCCGTGGGTGGAAGCCGGCCTCGACGTCACCTCTCTCGATGCCGCCGCCCGGCGCATCGTGGGCCTGTGCGACGGCGAGCGCAGCGTGCGGGAGATCGCCTGCGAGAGCTGGCTCGGAAAGTACGCGGCGATGGAGGCGATCTACCACCTGGTGCGGCAGGGAGGGCTCCGGCTGATGCCGCCGCGACGGACCGCCGAGGAAGCGGCCACCGCTCTCGCCGGCCCCTTCAACGAAGTGCTGGAAGAGCTGTACCATGCCGATGGCGACGAGGAGCGGGGCCGCCGGGAGGTGCGCGAGTGGGTGGAGGCCAACGGCTTGCTCGACCACTGCCTCGACGACCGCAGCCTTCTCGATGCGGATCGCCTCGCCCTAGGCCTCGGAGAGCATCCCTCCGAGCACCAGATCGACGCCTTGCGCTCGGCCCTCCACGAGCTGGCGGCCTACGCCTTGTTCACCGTCTCCCTACGGCTTCCCCGCCCCGAGGAGCGGGCGCTGGCGCAGCGGCTGCACCAGCGGCTCAGGGACTTGGGTTGA